A single Oleidesulfovibrio alaskensis DSM 16109 DNA region contains:
- a CDS encoding ABC-F family ATP-binding cassette domain-containing protein, which translates to MKISVLNLTKSYGGHELFSDFSLEVPSGVRLCVCGPNGCGKSTFLRMLAGAAAPDGGRVTYPKNCRLGYVEQELDETRLDTPLLEWVLDVLPDWNDFWHEWEAASERRDEAALRSLGHRQAELEQVYGYNPEHRARAVLSGLGFAESKWDRTLRELSGGWRERAKLARVLTAGADVLLLDEPTNHLDLDAVEWLEQFLTEYKGALVFVAHDRVFMDKVGTHVLYLGGSRPMYRKGTFTQFLALHEENEARKEREMQRMAEEIERKMDFVRRFKAKATKARQANSRKKQIEKMERELDGVTLEARRRTLDFAWPEPARADKTVLSVVDLTFSFGDGTALWPALSFQLYRGQKIALVGPNGCGKSTLLKLVAGRLEKTGGSVVQGSLVRMGYFSQHQLDTLNPANTVLGEIRRLSDPRTTEEELMSVLGLFMLGQAYFERQVSALSGGEKSRLILAMLFLARCNFLVLDEPTNHLDLESREALVDALDSFPGTLLMVAHDRHLLSCAAEQVWELGAQGFTVYERGYEAWDEARKARRISLDARDDSAERPVQAGLSREEQKRVKREQAELRNRLHREMKPLQQKYDALEKEFESVLAEQTETETLLASPDVYADAGRASELLRLFHSLQARGEELMEAMADLESGMADIEARRQQAGL; encoded by the coding sequence ATGAAGATTTCAGTACTCAATCTGACAAAATCATACGGCGGACACGAGCTGTTCTCCGATTTTTCACTGGAGGTGCCTTCAGGCGTGCGTCTGTGCGTCTGCGGGCCCAACGGATGCGGCAAATCGACCTTTCTGCGCATGCTGGCAGGAGCCGCTGCGCCCGACGGCGGCAGGGTGACCTATCCGAAAAACTGCCGTCTCGGCTATGTGGAACAGGAGCTGGACGAGACCAGACTCGACACCCCCCTGCTTGAGTGGGTGCTGGATGTGCTGCCCGACTGGAATGATTTCTGGCATGAATGGGAGGCAGCTTCAGAGCGGCGCGACGAGGCCGCCCTGCGTTCTCTGGGCCACCGGCAGGCCGAACTGGAGCAGGTATACGGCTACAATCCCGAGCACCGCGCGCGGGCCGTTCTTTCGGGGCTCGGGTTTGCCGAGAGCAAATGGGACAGAACCCTGAGAGAGCTTTCGGGCGGCTGGCGCGAAAGGGCCAAGCTGGCGCGGGTGCTGACGGCGGGGGCCGATGTGCTGCTGCTGGACGAACCTACCAACCACCTTGATCTGGATGCCGTGGAGTGGCTTGAACAGTTTCTGACGGAGTATAAGGGCGCACTGGTGTTTGTGGCCCACGACCGGGTGTTCATGGATAAGGTGGGTACCCATGTGCTGTATCTGGGCGGCAGCAGACCCATGTACCGCAAAGGCACGTTTACGCAGTTTCTGGCGCTGCACGAAGAAAACGAAGCACGCAAGGAACGCGAGATGCAGCGCATGGCCGAAGAGATTGAGCGCAAGATGGATTTCGTGCGCCGTTTCAAGGCCAAGGCGACCAAGGCGCGGCAGGCCAATTCGCGCAAGAAGCAGATAGAAAAGATGGAACGCGAGCTGGACGGTGTGACGCTGGAGGCCAGACGGCGTACGCTTGATTTCGCCTGGCCCGAACCTGCGCGGGCGGACAAAACCGTGCTCAGCGTGGTGGACCTGACGTTCAGCTTCGGCGACGGCACCGCCCTGTGGCCTGCACTCAGCTTTCAGCTGTACCGCGGGCAGAAAATAGCGCTCGTGGGACCGAACGGCTGCGGCAAGTCTACGTTGCTCAAGCTTGTGGCCGGCAGGCTGGAAAAAACCGGCGGGTCCGTGGTGCAGGGCAGTCTGGTGCGTATGGGCTATTTCAGCCAGCATCAGCTGGATACACTTAATCCGGCCAATACGGTGCTGGGTGAAATACGCAGACTGAGCGACCCCCGTACCACGGAAGAAGAGCTGATGAGCGTGCTCGGTCTGTTCATGCTGGGACAGGCGTACTTTGAGCGTCAGGTTTCCGCTCTTTCCGGCGGCGAAAAAAGCAGGCTCATTCTGGCCATGCTCTTTCTTGCGCGGTGCAATTTTCTGGTGCTGGACGAACCCACCAACCATCTGGACCTTGAAAGCCGCGAGGCGCTGGTGGATGCGCTGGACAGTTTTCCGGGCACGCTGCTTATGGTGGCGCACGACAGACATCTGCTTTCCTGCGCTGCCGAGCAGGTGTGGGAGCTGGGCGCACAGGGCTTTACCGTGTACGAACGGGGCTATGAGGCGTGGGATGAGGCCAGAAAGGCCCGCCGCATCAGTCTGGACGCGCGGGATGACAGTGCGGAGCGTCCGGTGCAGGCAGGGCTGAGCCGCGAGGAGCAGAAACGCGTCAAGCGGGAACAGGCAGAGCTGCGCAACAGACTGCACAGGGAGATGAAGCCCCTGCAGCAGAAGTACGATGCGCTGGAAAAAGAGTTTGAGTCGGTACTGGCGGAACAGACCGAGACCGAGACCCTGCTTGCCAGTCCTGATGTGTATGCCGACGCCGGCAGGGCTTCGGAACTGCTCAGGCTGTTCCACAGTCTGCAGGCCCGGGGTGAAGAGCTGATGGAGGCCATGGCCGATCTGGAATCCGGCATGGCGGACATAGAGGCCCGCAGACAGCAGGCCGGTTTGTGA
- the moaC gene encoding cyclic pyranopterin monophosphate synthase MoaC, with product MSSGFSHMDGDGSITMVDVGDKKDTRRTAIVRGKVEMAPATLDMLVKQALPKGDVLTTAKVAGIQAAKRTWELIPLCHPLFLSYVDVRFTVDESLPGVVVEAEARTTGQTGVEMEALVAAQVAAMTIYDMCKAVQKDIVLRDCRLVYKSGGKSGEFRAC from the coding sequence ATGAGCAGCGGCTTTTCACACATGGACGGCGACGGTTCCATCACCATGGTGGATGTGGGTGACAAAAAAGACACCAGACGCACGGCCATCGTGCGCGGCAAGGTGGAAATGGCCCCTGCCACGCTGGACATGCTTGTGAAACAGGCGCTGCCCAAAGGCGATGTGCTTACCACGGCCAAAGTGGCAGGCATTCAGGCGGCCAAACGCACGTGGGAACTTATTCCCCTGTGCCATCCGCTGTTTCTCAGCTATGTGGATGTGCGTTTTACCGTGGATGAATCTCTGCCCGGCGTGGTGGTGGAAGCCGAAGCCAGAACCACGGGGCAGACGGGTGTCGAAATGGAAGCCCTTGTGGCCGCGCAGGTTGCGGCCATGACCATTTACGACATGTGCAAGGCTGTTCAGAAGGACATCGTGCTGCGCGACTGTCGTCTGGTGTACAAATCGGGCGGTAAAAGCGGCGAATTCAGAGCCTGCTGA
- the dnaJ gene encoding molecular chaperone DnaJ — translation MSQRDYYEVLGVSRDAADDEIKRAYRKKAMEFHPDRNPDNPEAEAKFKEAAEAYDVLRDAEKRARYDRFGHAGVNGNGYGGGGGFSSTEDIFAHFGDIFGDLFGFAGMGGARGPRPQAGSDLRYNLNISFRQAARGDEVTLRIPKNVTCPDCSGSGAAPGTQPETCPQCGGSGQVVRQQGFFQMAMPCSACRGEGRIVRNPCPRCRGAGQVQDIRELSVRIPAGVDTGNRLRLRGEGEPGVHGGPPGDLYVVIRVDDDKTFRRQGQDLVVRKEISFVQAILGDKVEVPTLDDPVTVDIPRGTQSGEVFRIAGKGLPHLGSSQTGALLVEVTVRIPSSVNDEQEKLLREFERLEENRPLRKVKNMFKKAGKAMGMD, via the coding sequence ATGAGCCAGCGTGACTATTACGAGGTGCTCGGGGTTTCGCGGGATGCCGCAGACGATGAAATAAAACGTGCCTACCGCAAAAAGGCCATGGAATTTCATCCTGACAGAAATCCTGACAACCCCGAAGCGGAAGCTAAATTCAAGGAAGCCGCGGAAGCATACGACGTGCTGCGTGACGCAGAAAAGCGCGCACGGTACGACCGCTTCGGCCATGCCGGTGTAAACGGCAACGGCTATGGCGGAGGCGGCGGCTTTTCCAGCACGGAAGATATCTTCGCTCATTTCGGAGATATATTCGGAGACCTTTTCGGGTTCGCCGGCATGGGCGGTGCGCGCGGTCCGCGTCCGCAGGCCGGTTCCGATCTGCGTTACAATCTGAATATTTCTTTCAGACAGGCGGCACGGGGCGACGAAGTCACCCTGCGCATTCCTAAAAATGTGACCTGTCCCGACTGTTCGGGCAGCGGCGCGGCACCGGGAACACAGCCCGAAACCTGCCCCCAGTGCGGCGGTTCGGGACAGGTGGTGCGCCAGCAGGGCTTTTTCCAGATGGCCATGCCCTGCAGTGCCTGCCGCGGCGAAGGACGTATAGTGCGCAACCCGTGTCCGCGCTGCCGCGGTGCCGGGCAGGTGCAGGACATCCGTGAGCTTTCCGTACGCATTCCCGCCGGAGTGGATACCGGCAACCGTCTGCGTCTGCGCGGCGAAGGCGAACCCGGCGTGCACGGGGGGCCCCCCGGCGACCTGTATGTGGTCATACGGGTGGACGACGACAAAACCTTCCGCCGTCAGGGACAGGACCTTGTGGTGCGCAAAGAGATTTCCTTTGTGCAGGCCATTCTGGGCGACAAGGTGGAAGTGCCCACGCTGGATGATCCCGTGACCGTGGATATTCCGCGCGGCACCCAGAGCGGCGAAGTGTTCCGCATCGCCGGCAAGGGGCTGCCTCATCTCGGCAGCAGCCAGACAGGTGCGCTGCTGGTTGAGGTCACTGTGCGCATTCCTTCCAGCGTCAATGACGAGCAGGAAAAGCTGCTGCGCGAATTTGAGCGGCTGGAAGAGAACAGACCCCTGCGCAAGGTCAAGAATATGTTCAAAAAGGCCGGCAAGGCCATGGGAATGGACTGA
- the rpoZ gene encoding DNA-directed RNA polymerase subunit omega has translation MARITVEDCMERVSNRFLLVQMAIKRVKQFREGYEPLVPSKNKEIVTALREIAAAKVVPEDELSAAAAENRAE, from the coding sequence ATGGCACGCATTACCGTAGAAGATTGCATGGAGCGCGTAAGCAACCGCTTTCTGCTTGTACAGATGGCTATCAAGCGCGTGAAGCAGTTCCGCGAGGGATACGAGCCTCTGGTTCCCTCTAAAAACAAGGAAATCGTGACCGCCCTGCGCGAAATCGCAGCCGCCAAGGTTGTGCCTGAAGACGAGCTGTCCGCCGCCGCGGCGGAAAACAGAGCCGAATAA
- a CDS encoding DUF4340 domain-containing protein produces MSRRLLVTMAVTGLALLVAAGGYWWTRRVMVFSDSAWPVPAVSSLARISMISGGTPFDLISGDGRWVVQDPQTGMMCLADSARVNRLVDTVRQNRPVQHLGAFEPSAAAAYGLDKNLTGLTFYGRRQWSIHVGAEGWRKHTVYARATQEGDDMYLLDSVYRDMLSAEAASYCDMGLVGVSAAQVVRLAVEGPGIGAWEVARTASGFAFSGQLAGTDAQVSSQAVDFYLHVLTGMRASGLTETAPEDLPPPQLRISVWRQGAARPEEVLIYHTGNGGSSFLCQASRQPGFVLLEDDRVDKLSRSAFDMSERPVLSRPLNGVEGQKITLRRDGVETTFLLGRKEQGWRDLVTGGTVLGLDVITYGLGSLQYEFPPQDTPPEQAVPWLVWELYGEGGAAALALYFYKDPALPAGFCRVRVDDTGPWFTVGTRLVDDMLSRVPAPAPDPVMPQTEPPSAPSSAAANATEQANGQ; encoded by the coding sequence ATGAGCAGACGCCTGTTGGTAACGATGGCCGTTACGGGGCTTGCCTTACTCGTCGCCGCGGGGGGCTACTGGTGGACGCGCCGCGTGATGGTGTTTTCCGATTCCGCCTGGCCTGTGCCTGCGGTCTCCTCCCTTGCGCGCATTTCCATGATTTCCGGCGGTACGCCGTTTGATCTGATATCCGGCGACGGCCGCTGGGTGGTGCAGGACCCGCAGACAGGTATGATGTGTCTTGCCGATTCCGCCCGCGTGAACCGGCTGGTGGACACGGTGCGGCAGAACCGCCCCGTGCAGCATCTGGGCGCGTTCGAGCCTTCTGCAGCCGCAGCCTACGGGCTGGACAAAAATCTGACCGGTCTTACGTTTTACGGGCGCAGGCAGTGGAGCATTCATGTGGGAGCCGAAGGCTGGCGCAAGCATACCGTGTATGCCCGCGCCACGCAGGAAGGCGACGACATGTACCTGCTGGACAGCGTGTACCGCGACATGCTTTCGGCGGAGGCCGCATCGTACTGTGATATGGGGCTTGTGGGTGTTTCTGCCGCGCAGGTTGTCCGGCTGGCAGTGGAAGGCCCCGGCATTGGTGCGTGGGAGGTTGCCCGTACGGCTTCGGGATTTGCCTTTTCGGGGCAGCTGGCCGGTACAGACGCGCAGGTGTCTTCGCAGGCTGTCGATTTTTATCTGCATGTGCTGACGGGGATGAGGGCTTCCGGTCTTACGGAAACTGCACCGGAGGATCTGCCGCCCCCGCAGCTGCGCATCAGTGTGTGGCGGCAGGGAGCAGCCCGGCCGGAAGAGGTGCTCATTTATCATACCGGCAACGGCGGTTCTTCTTTTTTGTGTCAGGCCAGCCGGCAGCCCGGTTTTGTGCTGCTGGAAGATGACCGCGTTGACAAGCTTTCGCGCTCTGCCTTTGATATGAGCGAGCGCCCTGTGCTTTCACGTCCGCTGAACGGGGTGGAAGGGCAGAAGATAACCCTGCGCAGAGACGGTGTGGAAACCACCTTTCTGCTGGGGCGCAAGGAACAGGGATGGCGTGATCTGGTAACCGGCGGCACCGTGCTGGGGCTGGATGTCATCACCTACGGACTTGGGTCGCTGCAGTACGAGTTTCCGCCGCAGGACACGCCTCCGGAACAGGCCGTGCCCTGGCTTGTGTGGGAACTGTACGGAGAGGGCGGCGCAGCGGCGCTTGCCTTGTATTTTTATAAAGATCCGGCGCTGCCCGCGGGGTTTTGCCGGGTCAGGGTGGACGACACGGGACCGTGGTTTACGGTGGGTACGCGTCTTGTGGATGACATGCTGAGCAGGGTGCCCGCTCCGGCACCGGATCCGGTCATGCCGCAGACAGAGCCTCCGTCCGCACCGTCCTCTGCCGCCGCCAATGCCACAGAACAGGCAAACGGGCAGTGA
- a CDS encoding tRNA lysidine(34) synthetase yields the protein MGKEQLNYAQKQCIASAGKLMQTTGMLYPGARVGVAVSGGMDSWVLLQVLLYRQRIVPFHFEIMALHVNPGFDPQSHAPLLEWLHRNGVAGHVELTDHGPRAHSPENRRNSPCFYCAMLRRKHLFDLCGRYNLTHLAFGHNADDLVATFYMNLYEGGRVEGMGMCEDFFGGRLKVIRPLMLVEKSVIHRAVRAWELPLWTNPCPSAFNSRRSEVMDEFKAMCKNNKTMKSNVFNGLIRWQLDLTRKAQSK from the coding sequence ATGGGTAAAGAACAGCTCAACTACGCACAGAAACAATGCATCGCCAGCGCGGGCAAGCTCATGCAGACCACCGGCATGCTGTACCCCGGCGCCCGGGTCGGGGTGGCGGTATCAGGCGGCATGGACAGCTGGGTGCTGCTGCAGGTGCTGCTGTACAGACAGCGCATTGTCCCTTTTCACTTTGAAATAATGGCCCTGCATGTCAATCCCGGCTTTGACCCGCAAAGCCATGCCCCGCTGCTGGAATGGCTGCACCGCAACGGCGTGGCCGGCCATGTGGAGCTGACGGACCACGGCCCGCGCGCCCATTCTCCGGAAAACAGACGCAACTCGCCGTGCTTTTATTGCGCCATGCTGCGCCGCAAGCACCTTTTTGACCTGTGCGGCAGGTACAACCTGACGCATCTGGCCTTCGGCCATAATGCCGACGATCTTGTGGCCACATTTTATATGAATCTGTACGAAGGCGGACGGGTGGAAGGCATGGGCATGTGCGAAGACTTTTTCGGCGGCAGGCTTAAAGTCATCCGGCCGCTGATGCTGGTGGAAAAATCTGTCATCCATCGTGCGGTGCGCGCATGGGAACTGCCGCTGTGGACAAACCCCTGTCCTTCGGCTTTCAACTCGCGCCGCAGCGAGGTCATGGATGAATTTAAAGCCATGTGTAAAAACAACAAAACAATGAAAAGTAATGTTTTCAATGGGTTGATACGCTGGCAGCTTGACTTGACACGTAAAGCGCAATCAAAGTAA
- a CDS encoding M23 family metallopeptidase codes for MLFNKYHIVIFKGDQGCCSKLRLRGWLLCALLLVMAGLVGSNIYFAKYYSQYHTLRDKLASSEKLVDEQNVQILSMAGKLKSIRDDLQRIRQFDSKLRIMINMDREPAETSSVGGARTDDFSSDYLPIHRQELLARKMHSFLKQLNTEVRLEEVKQQELLNALNENRELLAATPSIWPTEGWITSPFGPRRSPFTGRKDFHKGLDISNRPGTPIYAPANGEVLFTGTDGAYGRTVLVRHSAGIVTRYAHLRSSAVKKGQKVARGELIAYMGNTGRSTGPHLHYEVRLNGVCVDPMRYILN; via the coding sequence ATGCTTTTTAACAAATACCACATTGTCATCTTCAAAGGCGATCAGGGCTGCTGCAGCAAACTACGGCTGCGCGGGTGGCTGCTGTGCGCCCTGTTGCTTGTCATGGCCGGTCTTGTGGGCAGCAATATCTACTTTGCCAAATACTACTCGCAGTATCACACCCTGCGGGACAAGCTGGCATCGTCTGAAAAGCTGGTGGACGAACAGAATGTGCAGATTCTCAGCATGGCGGGCAAGCTGAAGAGCATCCGCGACGACCTGCAGCGCATCCGGCAGTTCGACTCCAAACTGCGCATCATGATCAACATGGACAGAGAGCCTGCGGAAACCTCTTCCGTCGGCGGTGCCCGCACAGACGATTTTTCCAGCGACTACCTGCCCATTCACCGGCAGGAACTGCTGGCCCGCAAAATGCACAGCTTTCTCAAGCAGCTTAACACCGAAGTACGGCTTGAAGAAGTCAAACAGCAGGAACTGCTGAACGCCCTTAACGAAAACCGCGAACTGCTGGCCGCCACGCCTTCCATCTGGCCCACCGAAGGCTGGATAACCTCTCCCTTCGGCCCGCGGCGGTCTCCCTTTACGGGACGCAAGGACTTTCACAAGGGACTGGATATTTCCAACCGTCCCGGCACCCCCATATACGCTCCGGCCAACGGCGAAGTTCTGTTCACCGGAACAGATGGCGCCTACGGCCGTACCGTGCTCGTCCGGCACAGCGCCGGCATTGTCACCCGCTATGCCCACCTGCGCAGCTCTGCAGTTAAAAAAGGGCAGAAAGTGGCCCGGGGCGAGCTCATCGCCTACATGGGCAATACCGGCCGCAGCACCGGTCCGCACCTGCACTACGAGGTACGCCTGAACGGTGTGTGCGTCGATCCCATGCGCTACATCCTCAACTAG
- a CDS encoding substrate-binding periplasmic protein: MKRPVGLFVSSISAVLIIFLCAPVSADDRQELAPLLFATQEFPPYAYTEHGRPAGTVVKAVLAACAEAGFPCSVAVYPWGRAQSKVRNGQADGLFPVVRTRSRDRWLRFSVPVSTVEYGFFVHENDPVQLVSAADMAGYRVSVYGPSNTSQTLEALNRNRMFTIDRQPASLTGFLKLEKGRVDAVFSNKAVGETLISLHNLRGLRYAGTAATTYYYVGFSRKTIRDPVLKRFNEALRSLPAHYGLPVPDPLRQDGDDAQPASAGAEEQAGNAAGE; the protein is encoded by the coding sequence ATGAAACGGCCCGTCGGCCTCTTTGTCAGCAGTATCTCAGCGGTGCTCATCATATTCCTTTGTGCGCCGGTCAGCGCCGATGACCGGCAGGAGCTTGCTCCGCTGCTGTTCGCAACGCAGGAATTTCCGCCCTATGCCTATACCGAACACGGCAGACCTGCGGGAACGGTGGTAAAAGCAGTGCTGGCCGCCTGCGCAGAAGCGGGATTCCCCTGTTCGGTAGCCGTCTATCCGTGGGGCCGCGCCCAGAGCAAAGTCAGAAACGGGCAGGCTGACGGACTTTTTCCTGTCGTACGCACCCGCAGCAGGGACCGCTGGCTCAGGTTCAGTGTGCCCGTCAGCACCGTGGAATACGGTTTTTTCGTACACGAAAATGATCCCGTCCAGCTGGTGTCTGCAGCGGACATGGCAGGATACAGAGTAAGCGTTTACGGTCCTTCCAACACATCACAGACGCTTGAAGCGCTGAACCGCAACCGCATGTTCACCATAGACAGACAACCTGCCAGCCTGACCGGCTTCCTCAAACTGGAGAAAGGCCGCGTCGATGCCGTATTTTCAAACAAAGCCGTGGGGGAAACGCTCATATCCCTGCATAACCTGCGCGGACTGCGCTATGCCGGAACAGCAGCCACGACTTACTACTATGTGGGTTTTTCCAGAAAAACCATACGGGATCCGGTGCTGAAGCGCTTCAACGAGGCGCTGCGGAGCCTGCCCGCACATTACGGACTGCCCGTGCCTGACCCGCTCCGGCAGGACGGAGACGATGCACAGCCTGCTTCCGCCGGAGCAGAGGAGCAGGCCGGCAACGCTGCCGGCGAGTGA
- the fumC gene encoding class II fumarate hydratase: protein MPPATRTEHDSMGAVEVPADRYWGAQTQRSLKYFAIGQDTMPEEIIRAFGLLKKAAAIANRDLGRLDPELCGFICAAADEVADGKLSGHFPLKVWQTGSGTQTNMNVNEVIANRAIELSGGIPGSKSPVHPNDHVNMSQSSNDTFPAAMHIAAATALSRELVPAVRTLRNALAQKSHDWQSVVKLGRTHLQDAVPMTLGQEFSGYTALLDDGLERIEAVMPHLLRLALGGTAVGTGLNAPRGFAGMAAAGVARFTGLPFVPAPNFFAVLSAHDAVCMASGALRTLAGSLMKIANDIRWLASGPRCGIGELRLPANEPGSSIMPGKVNPTQCEALTMVAVQVMGLDAATGIAGSQGNFELNVFKPLMIFNLLTSVRLLTDGCRSFTAHAVEGMQPDMQRISDHLGRSLMLVTALSPVIGYDNAARAAHHAHARGTTLKEACLELELISAEEFDAAVDPMVMAVPHGA, encoded by the coding sequence ATGCCCCCAGCCACCCGTACGGAACATGACAGCATGGGCGCAGTGGAAGTGCCCGCCGACCGCTACTGGGGCGCGCAGACGCAGCGCTCGCTCAAATATTTCGCCATCGGGCAGGACACCATGCCCGAAGAAATCATCCGCGCTTTCGGGCTGCTGAAAAAGGCTGCCGCCATTGCCAACCGTGATCTGGGCAGACTGGACCCGGAACTGTGCGGTTTCATATGCGCCGCAGCGGATGAAGTAGCCGACGGAAAACTTTCCGGTCACTTTCCGCTCAAAGTCTGGCAGACGGGCAGCGGCACGCAGACCAACATGAATGTGAACGAGGTCATCGCCAACCGGGCCATTGAGCTGAGCGGAGGCATTCCCGGTTCCAAATCTCCCGTGCACCCCAATGATCATGTGAACATGTCACAATCATCCAACGACACCTTTCCGGCGGCCATGCACATAGCCGCAGCCACAGCCCTTTCCCGCGAACTGGTGCCTGCGGTGCGCACGCTGCGCAACGCGCTGGCACAAAAAAGCCACGACTGGCAGTCGGTGGTCAAGCTGGGCCGCACACATCTGCAGGATGCCGTGCCCATGACGCTGGGGCAGGAATTTTCCGGATACACAGCTCTTCTTGATGACGGACTGGAAAGAATAGAAGCGGTGATGCCCCACCTGCTGCGGCTGGCGCTGGGCGGCACGGCAGTGGGAACGGGGCTTAACGCTCCGCGTGGTTTTGCGGGCATGGCTGCCGCGGGTGTTGCGCGCTTCACGGGTCTGCCTTTTGTACCGGCACCCAATTTTTTTGCCGTGCTTTCAGCCCACGATGCCGTGTGCATGGCCAGCGGAGCGCTGCGCACCCTTGCCGGTTCACTGATGAAAATAGCCAACGACATCCGCTGGCTGGCATCGGGGCCGCGTTGCGGCATCGGCGAACTCAGACTGCCCGCCAACGAACCCGGATCGTCCATCATGCCCGGCAAGGTCAACCCCACGCAGTGCGAAGCTCTGACCATGGTGGCCGTGCAGGTGATGGGGCTGGACGCCGCCACCGGCATAGCCGGTTCGCAGGGCAATTTCGAGCTGAACGTCTTCAAGCCGCTGATGATTTTCAATCTGCTGACATCCGTGCGCCTGCTGACAGACGGCTGCCGTTCATTCACCGCCCATGCAGTGGAAGGCATGCAGCCTGACATGCAGCGTATCAGCGACCATCTGGGCAGGTCGCTCATGCTTGTGACTGCGTTGTCGCCCGTCATCGGCTACGACAATGCCGCCAGAGCGGCGCACCACGCACATGCGCGGGGCACAACGCTCAAAGAGGCCTGTCTGGAACTGGAACTTATTTCGGCAGAAGAATTTGACGCTGCCGTGGACCCCATGGTCATGGCCGTTCCCCACGGCGCATGA